The following nucleotide sequence is from Sander lucioperca isolate FBNREF2018 chromosome 19, SLUC_FBN_1.2, whole genome shotgun sequence.
TGTAAAGGAGCTGCTTGGGTTGATCGATGGAGCAGAAGCTGGCAGAGTTCAGAGCCAGACGACAGGCTGAAAATACTGTGAAAAAGGATAAGAGTGCTGGTCCACAGTGCAGTGCAGCGGACACAGCTGATCAGACAGAAACAACACCAACAACTGACAGTCAACAGACAGAAGACATCAGAGCTTTAAGTCAGAGCTCTCCAAGGAAGGTAAGACATCACTCAGTTTATCACGTGACAGCTGGATTTCTGTTTGAACAGGTCACAAGATCATTAACTTTCTGATTAAATGTTTTCTGAATTATTACTGATCAATCATTACTGCTGTTCACTGCAGTTGTGACACATCtaagacttttattttatttatggagCTACAGAAAATACTAGATCTAAGAGATAACATACAAAACACACGTCCCAAAGTTGTTAAAAGACACAAAATATGTAACCAACTAACCAATAATTTCATCATTGATTAATATGTCCATTATGataatttgtttttcatttaattattatttgttCTATAAAATGTCCAATGCCCATCATAACTACCCAGAACCCAAAGTAATATCTTCAGAttgcttgtttttgtctgaCAACACCCCAAAACCCAAATGTAttaaatttacagtaatataacaCATATAAAATTAGAAAACCCTCATATTTAACCTAAGCTGTACATTTGACATCAATTCAGTAATTAACTGTTCCAGCTTTACATGTAACATTAGATTACACAATAACATCGTTAAATGCCAATGTATATCAGTAGCTACTAACTGAACCAGAAAAATATATCCACAATGAATCCTGGTAAAAACAAAGTAAGGTCAAATGTAATCAATAACCAATCACGTCACTCAATAATACTCTAAAAGTCCCTCTTGTTTCGAACAACTTGATATTTAATGGAAGGTTAACTTCCACAGTACAGCATCTGACTCCATTATTTATGGACTGCATAGACCAGTGAGTGATTGATGCAGTGCTTCTGGAGAGTTCTTCTCAATACTAGTCGGTCTATAATGGGTGTAGTTTGAAATGTATCGGACTACAGTACTCGAGCGAGTAACAAGTCCTTTGCTCTTAACTGAAAACGCCTATAATCTCCTTTCATGTGGGCACCCAGTAGAGGGAGGCCTGTTTTGTGCCCAGACACACTGTAAGCAGTATGCCTGTgatgtttaaataaatgctTATTGAGCTTATTGAACCTGCTGTTGTGTCTTCTCTGCTGCAGGACAGTAGTGATTGGCTGCTGGACAACGCTCTGGGAAGATGGCTGTCTTCGAGACAACTTGTCTTCTCAAACCTTACTTTGCTTAAAGTGCTGCTGTGGCTGGTGCTGCTCGG
It contains:
- the saysd1 gene encoding SAYSvFN domain-containing protein 1, which encodes MEQKLAEFRARRQAENTVKKDKSAGPQCSAADTADQTETTPTTDSQQTEDIRALSQSSPRKDSSDWLLDNALGRWLSSRQLVFSNLTLLKVLLWLVLLGLFAELEFGLPFFVISLFYWLYEGLRSPADREPGELSAYSVFNPDCQPLLGSLTAEQLEGEMGYRPLANI